In the genome of Streptomyces collinus, one region contains:
- a CDS encoding nucleotide sugar dehydrogenase, producing the protein MHICVLGQGYVGLPLAVRAAEVGHTVTGYEPDRARCEALAAGSSYVEDIGDDRLQAVLGSDTYYATSDPQDLKGFDVAVITVPTPLTDRAPDLSCVRDAGRVLAGWIEPGATVVLESTTHPGTTRDVLIPLLEEGSGLVAGRDFHVGFSPERIDPGNADWRLENTPKIVAGLTEGCLERVKAFYDTVTDVTVPASGLEEAELAKVFENTYRHVNIALVNELSRMAHTLGVDVWHTLELAATKPFGFTRFLPGPGVGGHCLPIDPVYLSHHVKARHGQTFRLIELAQDINESQPDYVVRRLQDALSRRFRRSVHGARILALGATYKPGTSDARQSPAVEVIDRLRQMGADVTVADPYVAVADGSCREIPFGPATATTATTVTVADFDAVVLLTPHDEFDLVRLAAEAAYVLDTRGVMAAAPHVERL; encoded by the coding sequence ATGCACATATGTGTGCTGGGGCAGGGCTATGTCGGCCTGCCTCTGGCCGTGAGGGCCGCCGAGGTCGGGCACACCGTCACCGGCTACGAGCCCGACCGGGCGCGTTGCGAGGCGCTGGCCGCAGGTTCGTCGTACGTCGAGGACATCGGCGACGACCGGCTTCAGGCGGTGCTCGGCTCGGACACGTACTACGCGACCTCCGATCCGCAGGACCTCAAGGGGTTCGACGTCGCGGTCATCACCGTGCCCACGCCGCTCACCGACCGTGCGCCGGACCTGAGTTGCGTACGGGACGCCGGCCGTGTGCTCGCCGGGTGGATCGAGCCGGGCGCCACCGTCGTCCTCGAATCGACGACCCACCCCGGCACCACCCGTGACGTGCTCATCCCGTTGCTGGAGGAGGGCTCCGGCCTCGTCGCCGGGCGGGACTTCCACGTCGGGTTCAGCCCCGAGCGCATCGATCCCGGCAACGCCGACTGGCGGCTGGAGAACACGCCGAAGATCGTCGCCGGGCTGACCGAGGGCTGCCTGGAGCGCGTGAAGGCCTTCTACGACACCGTCACCGACGTCACCGTGCCCGCCTCGGGGCTGGAAGAGGCCGAGCTGGCCAAGGTGTTCGAGAACACCTACCGGCACGTCAACATCGCGCTGGTCAACGAGCTTTCGCGGATGGCCCACACGCTCGGGGTGGACGTCTGGCACACGCTGGAGCTGGCCGCGACCAAGCCCTTCGGGTTCACGAGGTTCCTGCCCGGGCCCGGGGTCGGCGGGCACTGCCTGCCCATCGACCCGGTCTACCTCAGCCACCACGTCAAGGCTCGGCACGGGCAGACGTTCCGGCTCATCGAGCTGGCCCAGGACATCAACGAGAGCCAGCCGGACTATGTGGTGCGGCGACTGCAGGACGCCCTCAGCCGGCGGTTCCGGCGGAGCGTGCACGGGGCGCGGATCCTCGCCCTCGGCGCGACCTACAAGCCGGGCACCTCGGACGCCCGTCAGTCACCGGCCGTCGAAGTCATCGACCGGCTGCGGCAGATGGGCGCGGACGTCACCGTCGCGGATCCCTACGTGGCCGTGGCGGACGGCAGTTGCCGCGAGATCCCCTTCGGGCCGGCGACAGCGACGACAGCGACGACAGTCACTGTCGCCGACTTCGACGCCGTCGTCCTGCTCACCCCGCACGACGAGTTCGACCTCGTCCGGCTCGCCGCCGAGGCGGCCTATGTGCTGGACACGCGCGGCGTCATGGCAGCGGCCCCGCACGTCGAACGTCTCTGA